From the genome of Nitrospirota bacterium:
GTCTTCGTTGAAGGCGCCGGACACGATCCGGTTGTCCACGTAAATGACCCCGATGACCTCCCCGCTCTTGGTCTTCATCGGCACGCACACCAGCGAAGCCAGGTTGTAGGCCATCACGCTGTGCATGCCGTGGAACTGGTCCTCGTTCTGCGCGTCTGTGGCCAGGATAGGCTTGCCCTCACTCGCCACCCTGCTGCAGATATTGGTGCTGATCGTCAATCGCGATTTCGTCTCGCTCTCGGATTCCATCGTCATGTTGCGGGCCGCCTGCACGGTCAGGTCGCCGGTCACCGCATCCTTGAGCATCAGCAGCCCGCGCTCGGCGAACATGGCGTTGATCACCATGTCCATGATCAGATTGAGGAGCTTGTCCATCGTCAGGACGGAGTTGATCATGCGGCCCACTTGAGCCAGCGTGGTCATCTCGCGCTGAGACCGGCTCAACCGCTCCACGTTCACCTTGAGACCAAGCAAGGCCTCTCCGAGGCTGCGGAGGGCATCGAGGGCGGGCTGATAGGTCGGCGCAGCGGCCTGCACGTGGGTGCGCATCTGTCCGAGGTCGGCTTCGAAACGAGCGATGGCGCTCTTGACGCCGCCGTAGTGCTGGATATGCACCCGGCAGCGGCCGCAATAGACCGCGGCCGGCTGTTTGTGGTTACAGTACGGGCAAACTACGTGTTCGTCGGCCATTTCACATGCACCCTTAGCTCAGCGCTTGCAGGTCTCGCCCCATGGCATCCATGCTCGGGTAACGGTCCTCGGGTCGTTTCTCGAGCGCCCGCATCACGATCGCTCCCAACGGCGCTGGCACGGCGGGATTGAACACGCCCGGCAACGTGGGGGTTTCATGAATGTGCCGGTACGCGATATCCCCATCCTTGAACGGCACGGACCCGGTGAGCAGCTCGTAGAGCATGACCCCCACCGCATACTGATCGCTCCGCCCATCCACCGTCTTGCCCAAAATCTGTTCCGGGGCCATGTACCGGGGCGTGCCCATGACCTGGCCCGTCTTGGTCATCCCGCCGCCTTCTTCGATCCGCGCCAGGCCGAAGTCGGCGATCTTGATCCCCCCGCCCTTGACCGTCAGGATATTGTCCGGCTTGATGTCCCGGTGCACGATTCCCTGTCGGTGCGCGTAGCCCAACGCGTCGCAGATCTGCACGGCGAGGGCTTGCACCAGCTTCACCGGGCAGGGCCCCTTCTTGAGTTCATCCCGCAAGCTCCCCCCCTCGACGAATTCCATCGCGATGTAGATCGGCTCTTTCACATGGATGTCATAGATCGCCACGATGCCGTCATGCCGCAGATGGCTGGCGGCTTGCGCTTCGCGAATGAACCGCGCCACGGCCTCGTTGTCGTACTGAAAATCCTTCTTGATGAACTTCAACGCCACGTCACGCCTGAGCACCCGATCCAGCGCGCGAAAGACCGAGCCCATTCCGCCTTCCCCGATTTTTTCGATTCGGTCGTAACGCTCCCGGACCACCGCCATCGGATCGCTTTGGGGAGGCGGCCACGCGATGGGGGTCTGGCTCTGCGTTTGCGCCTGGGTCGCGGGCTGGGGTTGGACCGGCAGCTGCCTGAGACGCTGGGCCACGTCGCGATAATTCACATCGATTTCCATCGTCCGCATGTAATAGTCCCGCGCCTTGTCCGGCCGGCCGATTCGCTCGAAGGTCATGCCGATTTCATACCAAAACTGCGCTTGCACGCTCTCGGGAAGAGCCAGACGGCCCAGCTTTTCGAAATGGTTTTCCGCCAGATCGACCAGGCCCTGCCGCAAAAAGATGAAGCCCAACCGGAACAGCGCGTCCGGCTGGTACGGGGACGTCGGCTTGGCCAGTTGCTGGTAGACCGCAATGATTTTTTCATCCGGTCTGCCCAGCTTGACGTAGCGCTCGCCCAACTCGCTCAGCAAAATGAAGGCTTCCTGTTCGGAGAGCATGCCGCTGCTCAGTCGCTCCTCCATCTCGCAGATCTGCTGGGGTCCCATGACCGAATCCAGCTGATCCAGCTGGCTTCGATAGCCCTGGCCGCTGGGATTGAGCAGCAAGAGCAGTTCGAGCAAGGCGTGGGTGGCGTCCAGCTCGCCCGTGTCGGCATGCTCCTGCATCGCCTTGACAAGGATGCGCTCCAACTCCACCCGCAGCGGCTGGGACGCGCGGGCCGTCGGGAGCGCGGCCTGCACCCGCGCCCGCGCCGCCTCCACCCCTCCGCGCCGCAAGGCGAGCGAGAGGAGCTCCGCCTGGAGCGGCACATTATCCGGCCGCTGGATGGCGACCCGTTCGAGTCGGGCCTGGATGAGATCCGGGTTCTCCGGCCACTTTTCCATCAATTGCCGGTACTGCGCAAGCGCCTTGTCCCACTGGCCCCGTTCCAGCTGAAGGTCGGCCAGGAACCAGTGCAAACCGTCGTCCTCGGGATGGCTCAGCGCATAGCCCTCGAACAGCTCCATGGCCTTGGCATCCTGCCCCTCGATTTGATAGTAGAATCCGAGCCGGAAGATGTCGGCCTGGTCCTTGGCGCCGGCCCGCACGGACTGCTCCCACCCGTTCACCGTGTCGTTGAGCTGCCCCCGCTTCTTCA
Proteins encoded in this window:
- a CDS encoding tetratricopeptide repeat protein, yielding MFGLGLSEKRDKAYNQRDWDTVISVARKQVQSDPQDVKALNDLAVAYYHKKMLTEAHQICQKINEVNPIQDLSRQVAELGVRYMRYHLVQGETYYARGNYDEALRVFERLRFLKGNLSDKFHRAAQIHLSRGHADQAVSEYEQLWKWRPERGDVVLKGLHAVTEKFPRTAKAHRLAVEVLKKRGQLNDTVNGWEQSVRAGAKDQADIFRLGFYYQIEGQDAKAMELFEGYALSHPEDDGLHWFLADLQLERGQWDKALAQYRQLMEKWPENPDLIQARLERVAIQRPDNVPLQAELLSLALRRGGVEAARARVQAALPTARASQPLRVELERILVKAMQEHADTGELDATHALLELLLLLNPSGQGYRSQLDQLDSVMGPQQICEMEERLSSGMLSEQEAFILLSELGERYVKLGRPDEKIIAVYQQLAKPTSPYQPDALFRLGFIFLRQGLVDLAENHFEKLGRLALPESVQAQFWYEIGMTFERIGRPDKARDYYMRTMEIDVNYRDVAQRLRQLPVQPQPATQAQTQSQTPIAWPPPQSDPMAVVRERYDRIEKIGEGGMGSVFRALDRVLRRDVALKFIKKDFQYDNEAVARFIREAQAASHLRHDGIVAIYDIHVKEPIYIAMEFVEGGSLRDELKKGPCPVKLVQALAVQICDALGYAHRQGIVHRDIKPDNILTVKGGGIKIADFGLARIEEGGGMTKTGQVMGTPRYMAPEQILGKTVDGRSDQYAVGVMLYELLTGSVPFKDGDIAYRHIHETPTLPGVFNPAVPAPLGAIVMRALEKRPEDRYPSMDAMGRDLQALS